Proteins from a single region of Punica granatum isolate Tunisia-2019 chromosome 8, ASM765513v2, whole genome shotgun sequence:
- the LOC116188787 gene encoding S-protein homolog 5-like, translating to MIADSQGDDNLGTKVMVEVNNSLPGDASFNIHCKSKDDDLGIHIIGVYQNYKFKFKVNFWATTLFFCGIRWQGGGVTFDIYYAKRDLNRCPHHCLWLVREVGVMGFQQDKPTPDIIIPWDN from the coding sequence ACCAAGGTGATGGTTGAGGTAAATAACTCACTGCCTGGCGATGCAAGTTTCAACATTCACTGCAAGTCGAAAGATGACGATCTTGGAATCCACATTATCGGTGTCTACCAAAACTACAAATTTAAGTTTAAGGTGAATTTCTGGGCCACCACTCTTTTCTTCTGTGGCATTCGCTGGCAGGGCGGAGGCGTTACTTTTGACATCTACTATGCAAAACGAGATCTCAACCGGTGCCCACACCACTGCTTATGGCTTGTGAGGGAAGTTGGTGTAATGGGTTTTCAGCAGGATAAGCCGACTCCGGACATCATTATTCCTTGGGATAATTAA
- the LOC116186969 gene encoding transmembrane 9 superfamily member 12-like, whose translation MAWSLYSRSVMLFDRICVLLLGLILLAHGCFGFYLPGSYMHTYSTGEHINAKVNSLTSIEHETELPFSYYSLPYCKPPEDIKKSAENLGELLMGDQIDNSPYRFRMNVNETVYLCTTKGLTEQEVKLLKQRTRDLYQVNMLDNLPAMRYANQNGVKIQWTGFPVGYTPPGSNEDYIINHLKFKVLVHEYEGSGIEIISTGEDGMGMISENAKKKAYGFEIVGFEVIPCSVKYDPEKMTKLHIYDKIDPVNCPSDIEKSQIIREQERVSFTYEVEFVKSSIRWPSRWDAYLKMEGAQVHWFSILNSLMVIFFLAGIVFVIFLRTVRRDLTSYEELDKEAQVQMNEELSGWKLVVGDVFREPENSKILCVMVGDGVQILGMAVVTIVFAALGFMSPASRGMLLTGMILLYLFLGIASGYVGARLWTTIKGTSEGWRSVSWSVACFFPGIVFIILTALNFLLRGSKSTGAIPISLYFVLLSLWFCISVPLTLLGGFLGTKAEPLQLPVRTNQIPREIPARKYPSWFLVLGAGTLPFGTLFIELFFMLSSIWLGRFYYVFGFLLVVLVLLIIVCAEVSLVLTYMHLCVEDWRWWWKAFFASGSVSLYVFLYSIHYLVFDLQSLSGPVSALLYLGYSLIMSVAIMLSTGTVGFLTSFYFVHYLFSSVKID comes from the exons ATGGCTTGGTCACTGTATTCAAGGTCTGTGATGCTCTTTGACAGAATTTGTGTCTTGCTTCTTGGGCTGATTCTTTTGGCACATGGATGCTTTGGGTTTTATCTCCCTGGAAGCTACATGCACACATACTCCACCGGTGAACACATAAATGCGAAAGTCAATTCCTTGACCTCTATAGAGcatg AGACTGAACTACCTTTCAGCTACTACAGTCTCCCTTACTGCAAACCACCTGAGGACATTAAGAAGAGTGCCGAGAATCTGGGAGAGCTCCTTATGGgtgatcaaattgacaactcACCATACCGATTCCGAATGAACGTGAATGAGACAGTTTATCTATGCACCACGAAAGGACTTACTGAGCAAGAGGTGAAGCTCTTGAAACAGAGGACTCGTGATTTGTATCAAGTCAACATG CTCGATAACTTGCCTGCAATGAGGTATGCAAACCAAAATGGAGTCAAGATACAGTGGACTGGTTTTCCAGTTGGATATACGCCACCTGGCAGCAATGAGGATTACATCATTAATCACCTCAAATTCAAGGTCTTGGTTCATGAGTACGAAGGGAGTGGGATAGAGATTATCAGCACTGGGGAAGATGGAATGGGTATGATCTCTGAAAATGCTAAGAAGAAGGCCTATGGGTTTGAGATAGTTGGATTCGAGGTCATTCCTTGCAGCGTGAAGTATGACCCAGAGAAGATGACGAAATTACACATATATGATAAGATCGACCCAGTAAACTGCCCGTCAGACATTGAGAAGTCGCAGATAATCAGGGAGCAGGAGAGGGTTTCTTTCACATATGAGGTCGAGTTTGTGAAGAGCAGTATCAGGTGGCCTTCCAGATGGGATGCATACTTGAAAATGGAGGGGGCACAGGTCCATTGGTTCTCGATCCTCAACTCGCTAATGGTGATCTTCTTCTTGGCGGGTATCGTGTTCGTGATATTCTTGAGAACTGTAAGGAGGGATCTCACAAGTTATGAGGAACTGGACAAGGAAGCTCAAGTTCAAATGAACGAGGAGCTTTCTGGGTGGAAGCTCGTGGTAGGAGACGTGTTCAGAGAACCTGAAAACTCGAAGATTCTCTGTGTAATGGTTGGTGATGGAGTTCAGATCTTGGGAATGGCAGTAGTCACGATTGTGTTTGCCGCTCTCGGGTTTATGTCCCCTGCTTCTAGAGGAATGCTGTTAACGGGAATGATCCTCCTTTACCTCTTCCTGGGGATTGCGTCTGGGTATGTAGGGGCCCGCCTTTGGACGACCATTAAGGGGACCTCTGAAGGGTGGAGATCGGTCTCTTGGTCGGTCGCGTGCTTCTTCCCTGGAATAGTTTTTATCATCCTCACGGCCCTAAATTTCCTTCTCCGGGGCAGCAAAAGCACCGGAGCCATCCCCATCTCACTCTACTTTGTCCTCTTATCCCTTTGGTTCTGCATCTCGGTACCTCTCACCCTTTTGGGAGGATTCCTCGGGACAAAAGCAGAACCACTCCAGTTACCAGTCCGCACAAACCAGATCCCAAGGGAAATCCCCGCAAGGAAATACCCCTCCTGGTTTCTTGTCCTCGGAGCAGGAACTCTCCCCTTTGGGACTCTCTTCATTGAGCTCTTCTTCATGCTCTCCAGCATTTGGCTCGGGAGGTTCTACTATGTGTTTGGGTTCCTCCTCGTCGTTCTCGTGTTGCTAATTATTGTCTGCGCAGAAGTCTCATTGGTCCTTACCTACATGCATctctgtgtagaagattggaGGTGGTGGTGGAAGGCTTTCTTTGCCTCGGGATCGGTCTCCCTCTACGTGTTTCTCTACTCGATTCATTACTTGGTTTTCGATCTCCAGAGCTTAAGTGGTCCCGTGTCTGCTTTGCTTTATCTTGGGTACTCGTTGATTATGTCCGTTGCAATCATGTTGTCCACTGGCACAGTCGGTTTCTTAACATCCTTTTACTTCGTTCATTATCTTTTCTCATCTGTAAAGATCGATTAG
- the LOC116188786 gene encoding methylecgonone reductase-like has product MGGEAALTKVVPAVVLSSGHKMPLIGLGTAGSPLQPTEALADILMEAIEMGYRHFDTAAIHGTEAAIGQAVARALERHLIKSRGLVFIISKLRCTDADRDLILPARKETLGLFLALLLLLQSGEQTLAMEKLIDLSISSL; this is encoded by the exons ATGGGAGGCGAAGCAGCACTAACCAAAGTCGTGCCGGCGGTGGTCCTCAGCTCCGGCCACAAGATGCCACTCATAGGGCTAGGCACAGCGGGAAGCCCTCTGCAACCAACTGAGGCCTTAGCTGACATCCTCATGGAGGCCATCGAGATGGGCTACCGGCATTTTGACACAGCCGCTATCCACGGTACCGAGGCAGCAATAGGCCAAGCAGTTGCAAGGGCCCTTGAGCGGCACCTCATCAAAAGCCGTGGCTTGGTCTTCATCATCTCCAAGCTCCGGTGCACTGACGCCGACCGCGATCTCATTCTCCCCGCACGAAAGGAGACTCTCGG GTTATTCCTGGCACTGCTGCTCTTACTGCAGAGTGGAGAGCAGACTCTTGCCATGGAAAAACTAATTGATCTCTCCATATCAAGCCTGTAA